One window from the genome of Salvelinus fontinalis isolate EN_2023a chromosome 3, ASM2944872v1, whole genome shotgun sequence encodes:
- the LOC129842848 gene encoding G0/G1 switch protein 2-like yields MDTMHEIIPFAKEMLAQKPSRRMLKVYLVGSVIAFLGTVLGLVETVCQPFSSGEPLDAELALLIAREQKTLEEERRLEEVAVVSATEQITIPKKLQQATGVQRCVGAVNRLHAG; encoded by the coding sequence ATGGACACCATGCACGAAATCATCCCCTTCGCTAAGGAGATGCTGGCGCAGAAGCCCAGCCGGCGCATGTTGAAGGTGTACTTGGTGGGCTCCGTGATTGCCTTCTTGGGAACGGTTCTGGGCCTGGTGGAAACAGTCTGCCAGCCCTTCTCCTCCGGGGAGCCGCTGGACGCCGAGCTGGCTCTGCTGATAGCCCGGGAGCAGAAGACactggaggaggaaaggagactgGAGGAGGTAGCAGTAGTTTCGGCCACCGAGCAGATCACCATTCCCAAGAAGCTGCAACAGGCGACGGGGGTTCAGAGATGCGTTGGTGCTGTCAACCGACTGCACGCCGGGTAA
- the usp48 gene encoding ubiquitin carboxyl-terminal hydrolase 48 isoform X1: MAPRVQLEKAAWRWVESVRPEDIQREHIEIAYRICVPACKRGACRRNCKGNPNCLVGIGEHAWLGEIDENTFHNIDDPNSERRDKNTFVGLTNLGATCYVNTFLQVWFHNLELRRTLYLCQNARAEEHNMDSDYEPRSICEHLQYLFALLQNSNRRYIDPSGLVKALGLDTGQQQDAQEFSKLFLSLLEDTLSKQKNPNLHNVIQQQFCGQMSYVTVCNQCGRASPLPSRFYELELNIQGHKNLTECVTEFLKEEKLDGDNRYFCESCQSKQNAARRIKLHSLPRVLNLQLMRFVFDRQTGHKKKLNTFISFPEQLDMGPFLEEKEDEKCVYELSAVLIHRGVSAYSGHYIAHVRDARTSDWYKFNDEEIEKMEGKKLQLGIEEDIAETVKSQTRKPKCSKGYHCSRNAYMLVYKCQREEDTDPMETNVEVPGFLGRLVDRDNRKFEEWCLEMADMRKQSVDKGKAKHEEVKELYELLPAEDGQEYEFVPLEWLKKWLDDSTVTKEIDNGNFLCSHGKLHPDKVGEAKRISVKAAELLFDKYGGGPRLDCSTLCEECVGQRCRVLRLKNQLAEDYKEVTNLVKGPPKSDEGYWAGKTSLRSWRQLALEQLEEDEEETKHSNGKTNGEGPEITATKEYGTENLDGDEEEMKTFNEDILCRHGGLSILESERRLVTEEVWSKLRVYFPKAPQFTQLQEPCQQCLRLEREGKENEALNRMMASEQKSSLLNLFQEKNRPTLTKWPQETDILYIVPLFFVDEWRRFIRRPTKTTPVSSVGNSLLLCPHRGFMFTFDSMLKGDAQHIALLWPDEWEVISRHFLVDQPISICRIGEATPNGSSVEYTTQPELCRDCREGFIFQQQRDMREYAQATVYVRKVIDDKRLKDAAPEMNVSGSEAEDEREEPVAKVDGERDPDFSQSEDGAKRQKLSDGTVSAAASPAPMASGGKSGIRRSTRHRKLRGEKALIVSANQTLKELKIQIMHAFSVAPFDQNLSIDGRCLTDDSATLGSLGVIPESVICLKADEPIADFAAMDDVYQVCMPEEGFKGTGLLGH, translated from the exons ATGGCGCCTCGCGTACAGCTTGAGAAAGCAGCCTGGCGCTGGGTCGAGTCTGTGAGACCAGAGGACATACAACGGGAACATATTGAGATAGCTTACCGAATCTGTGTACCGGCGTGCAAGAGGGGAGCATGCAG GAGGAATTGCAAAGGGAACCCAAATTGTCTTGTCGGTATTGGTGAACATGCCTGGTTGGGCGAGATCGACGAGAACACCTTCCACAACATTGACGATCCAAACTCGGAGCGCCGGGACAAG AACACGTTTGTGGGTCTGACAAACCTCGGTGCCACGTGTTACGTCAACACATTTCTGCAGGTGTGGTTCCACAACCTGGAGCTGCGTAGGACCCTGTACCTGTGTCAGAACGCCAGGGCAGAGGAGCACAACATGGACTCAG ACTACGAGCCTCGCAGCATATGTGAACACCTGCAGTACCTGTTTGCACTGCTACAGAACAGCAACAGAAGGTACATCGACCCCTCAGGGCTGGTCAAGGCTCTGGGGCTGGACACAGGACAACAGCAG GACGCTCAAGAGTTTTCCAAGCTCTTCCTCTCGCTATTGGAGGACACCTTATCCAAACAGAAGAATCCAAACCTGCATAATGTCATCCAGCAGCAGTTCTGTGGCCAGATGTCTTACGTCACTGT GTGTAACCAGTGTGGTCGTGCTTCTCCTCTGCCGTCCCGATTCTACGAACTGGAGCTCAACATCCAGGGCCACAAGAACCTTACAGAATGTGTCACAGAGTTCCTCAAG GAGGAGAAGTTAGATGGTGACAACCGCTACTTCTGTGAAAGCTGCCAGAGCAAACAGAACGCCGCTCGACGCATCAAACTGCACAGCCTCCCACGGGTACTCAACCTGCAGCTCATGCGTTTCGTTTTCGACAG ACAAACGGGTCACAAGAAGAAGCTCAACACCTTCATCAGTTTCCCAGAGCAGCTGGACATGGGCCCGTTTCTGGAGGAAAAAG AAGATGAGAAGTGTGTGTACGAGCTGAGTGCGGTCCTGATCCACCGCGGTGTCAGCGCCTACTCGGGTCACTACATCGCCCACGTGCGAGACGCCCGCACCAGCGACTGGTACAAGTTCAACGACGAGGAGATTGAGAAGATGGAAGGCAAGAAGCTACAGCTGGGCATCGAGGAGGACATCG CCGAAACGGTGAAGTCCCAGACCCGTAAGCCCAAGTGCAGTAAAGGATATCACTGCTCCAGAAACGCCTACATGCTGGTGTACAAAtgccagagagaggaggacactgACCCCATGGAGACCAACGTTGAGGTGCCAG GCTTTCTGGGGAGGCTGGTGGACCGAGACAACAGGAAGTTTGAAGAGTGGTGCCTGGAAATGGCCGACATGCGCAAGCAGAGCGTTGACAAGGGAAAGGCCAAGCACGAAGAGGTGAAGGAACTCTACGAGCTTTTACCTGCGGAAGACG gCCAAGAGTATGAGTTTGTGCCTCTGGAGTGGCTGAAGAAATGGCTGGATGACTCGACGGTCACCAAAGAAATCGACAACGGCAACTTCCTGTGTTCTCACGGTAAACTGCACCCCGACAAGGTGGGGGAGGCCAAGAGGATCTCCGTCAAAGCTGCAGAGCTTCTCTTCGACAAATATGGAGGAGGACCCAGGCTAGATT GCTCAACTCTCTGTGAGGAATGTGTGGGGCAGAGATGCAGAGTGCTGCGGCTAAAGAACCAGCTGGCCGAGGATTACAAAGAAGTCACCAACCTTGTCAAGGGCCCGCCCAAAAG tgatgaggggtactGGGCGGGCAAGACGTCTCTGCGGAGCTGGAGACAGTTGGCCTTGGAGCAgctggaggaggatgaggaggagaccaaACACAGCAACGGCAAAACCAACGGAGAGGGACCAGAGATCACTGCTACTAAAG AGTACGGCACAGAGAACCTGGACGGAGACGAGGAGGAAATGAAGACCTTCAATGAGGACATCCTCTGTCGGCACGGCGGTCTGAGTATCCTGGAGAGCGAGCGGCGGCTGGTGACTGAGGAGGTGTGGTCCAAACTGAGGGTGTACTTCCCCAAAGCCCCCCAGTTCACCCAGCTACAGGAGCCCTGTCAGCAGTGCCTG aggctggagcgagaggggaagGAGAATGAGGCTCTGAACAGGATGATGGCGTCAGAACAGAAGAGCTCCCTACTCAACCTCTTCCAGGAGAAGAACAGGCCCACACTCACCAAGTGGCCACAG GAGACAGATATTCTCTACATAGTTCCTCTGTTTTTTGTGGACGAGTGGAGACGGTTCATCAG GAGGCCCACTAAGACCACCCCAGTGTCTAGCGTGGGGAACAGTTTGCTCCTATGTCCACATAGAGGCTTCATGTTCACCTTCGACTCCATGTTAAAGGGAGACGCCCAACA TATAGCTCTTCTCTGGCCCGACGAATGGGAGGTGATCAGCAGACACTTCCTGGTTGATCAGCCAATCTCCATCTGCCGGATTGGCGAGGCTACGCCCAACGGCTCCAGTGTGgagtacaccacccagcctg aGTTGTGTAGGGACTGCAGAGAAGGCTTCATTTTCCAGCAGCAGAGGGACATGAGAGAGTATGCACAAGCCACAGTCTATGTACGCAAGGTCATAGATGACAAGAGG TTGAAGGATGCAGCTCCTGAGATGAATGTGAGCGGGTCAGAGgcagaggatgagagggaggagccTGTTGCTAAGGTGGATGGAGAGCGAGACCCTGATTTCAGCCAG TCAGAGGACGGGGCAAAGCGTCAGAAGCTGAGTGACGGCACCGTCAGTGCTGCCGCAAGTCCTGCCCCCATGGCCAGTGGTGGCAAATCGGGGATCAGGAGGAGCACGAGGCACAGGAAGCTTCGGGGAGAGAAAGCACTCATCGTCTCAGCCAATCAGACACTCAAGGAGCTGAAAATACAG ATCATGCACGCCTTCTCCGTGGCCCCGTTTGATCAAAACCTGTCGATCGACGGCCGGTGTCTTACGGACGATTCTGCCACCCTCGGCAGCCTAGGAGTCATCCCAGAGAGCGTCATCTGTCTGAAG GCTGATGAACCCATAGCAGATTTTGCAGCAATGGATGATGTTTATCAGG TGTGTATGCCTGAAGAAGGATTTAAAG
- the LOC129842649 gene encoding uncharacterized protein LOC129842649 yields MESQSVSLNAPNLSVGERVRIEGPAPLLLWKNCIGSVVMEIAGHLDGFDKDGGSKEQKPKCNSPKGVRNIKREYSSCVPHMKTALLLAHQQPNVHKEHFAKWLLSVKNIILHRNRHTSNTFEELWGLGYVVLSAHQSGTTAFALGSRLPTEMANKGTQLQSLSKVFFLLSIMTVKTNPLETVNVVDFCGQNIQGDGMIVNSHQESKKYYFVTMGTDCHLTMQAASPKDKVQFHFRFFLVYSLLRLAPQSPSPLFPESPESTPVVEQGDPCHAGSYIQFYDGRDKNSPPIGPTLCGKSPPRPVLSTGNHLTLRLVTQGTLPRVDFVGDFTSFRLGFNQSACSSEPYFPCRNGKCIPMSLVCDEKGIDNCGDGSDLEDHLPSGCKGHSAGQLAPAQAPPPAVTPPPPVLNAPTLPMSTNRDCGTPDGVPHHDSVTDSPPYLSLLALYIALGVIAGVVLLCWCCWSPGWFLWRISICRFLPCCNSACASCQLCARSCAQNKEHRPAKVSPQGQVPTNGAALSTLTTSTANATTLAV; encoded by the exons atggagagccAGTCGGTCTCGCTGAATGCGCCCAACTTGAGTGTCGGTGAAAGGGTGCGGATAGAGGGGCCCGCTCCCCTCCTACTTTGGAAAAATTGTATTGGGTCCGTTGTCATGGAAATCGCAGGACACTTAGATGGATTCGACAAAGATGGGGGTTCAAAGGAACAAAAGCCAAAGTGTAATTCTCCTAAAGGCGTCAGAAACATTAAAAGGGAATATTCATCGTGCGTCCCTCATATGAAGACCGCGCTTCTCTTGGCACACCAGCAACCGAATGTACACAAAGAGCATTTTGCAAAATGGTTACTTTCCGTGAAGAACATAATTTTACACCGAAACAGACACACAAGCAACACATTTGAGGAGTTGTGGGGCTTGGGATACGTAGTCCTGAGTGCGCACCAGAGTGGAACAACAGCCTTTGCGCTtgggagtagactacctaccgaGATGGCCAACAAGGGGACTCAACTTCAGAGCCTgtcaaaagtgttttttctgctcAGCATAATGACAGTCAAGACCAATCCACTTGAGACGG TCAACGTGGTGGACTTCTGTGGCCAGAACATCCAGGGCGATGGGATGATAGTCAACTCACACCAGGAGTCCAAGAAGTACTACTTTGTCACCATGGGAACGGACTGCCATCTCACTATGCAGGCCGCCTCCCCCAAGGACAAG GTCCAGTTCCATTTCCGCTTCTTCCTGGTCTACAGCCTGCTTCGTTTAGCACCCCAAAGTCCATCCCCCCTCTTCCCTGAGTCCCCTGAGTCGACTCCAGTGGTGGAGCAAGGGGACCCATGTCATGCGGGATCATACATTCAGTTCTATGATGGGCGGGACAAGAACTCGCCTCCTATTGGACCAACGCTGTGTGGGAAGAGCCCACCTCGTCCGGTGCTGTCCACAGGGAATCACCTGACCCTGCGTCTGGTGACTCAAGGTACCCTGCCTCGAGTGGATTTCGTGGGGGACTTCACCTCCTTCAGACTGG gttttaaccaatcagcgtgCAGCAGTGAGCCTTACTTCCCATGTCGGAATGGGAAGTGTATCCCCATGAGTCTGGTGTGTGATGAAAAGGGCATTGATAACTGTGGGGACGGGAGTGACTTGGAGGATCACCTGCCCTCAGGGTGCAAAGGTCACTCAG CAGGTCAGCTGGCCCCAGCCCAAGCCCCTCCCCCAGCAGTGACCCCACCACCCCCTGTCTTAAACGCGCCCACTTTGCCCATGTCCACCAATAGGGACTGTGGCACTCCGGACGGCGTACCCCATCACGACTCAGTGACAG ATTCTCCTCCCTACCTGTCCCTTTTGGCTCTCTACATCGCCTTGGGTGTGATAGCTGGCGTGGTCCTGCTGTGCTGGTGCTGCTGGTCTCCAGGCTGGTTCCTCTGGAGGATCAGCATCTGCCGCTTCTTACCATGCTGTAACTCAGCCTGTGCCTCCTGCCAGCTCTGTGCCCGTAGCTGTGCCCAGAACAAGGAGCACCGACCAGCTAAGGTCTCACCACAAGGACAGGTCCCAACCAACGGTGCTGCCTTGTCCACCCTCACCACATCCACTGCTAACGCCACCACTCTCGCTGTGTAG
- the usp48 gene encoding ubiquitin carboxyl-terminal hydrolase 48 isoform X2, which produces MAPRVQLEKAAWRWVESVRPEDIQREHIEIAYRICVPACKRGACRRNCKGNPNCLVGIGEHAWLGEIDENTFHNIDDPNSERRDKNTFVGLTNLGATCYVNTFLQVWFHNLELRRTLYLCQNARAEEHNMDSDYEPRSICEHLQYLFALLQNSNRRYIDPSGLVKALGLDTGQQQDAQEFSKLFLSLLEDTLSKQKNPNLHNVIQQQFCGQMSYVTVCNQCGRASPLPSRFYELELNIQGHKNLTECVTEFLKEEKLDGDNRYFCESCQSKQNAARRIKLHSLPRVLNLQLMRFVFDRQTGHKKKLNTFISFPEQLDMGPFLEEKDEKCVYELSAVLIHRGVSAYSGHYIAHVRDARTSDWYKFNDEEIEKMEGKKLQLGIEEDIAETVKSQTRKPKCSKGYHCSRNAYMLVYKCQREEDTDPMETNVEVPGFLGRLVDRDNRKFEEWCLEMADMRKQSVDKGKAKHEEVKELYELLPAEDGQEYEFVPLEWLKKWLDDSTVTKEIDNGNFLCSHGKLHPDKVGEAKRISVKAAELLFDKYGGGPRLDCSTLCEECVGQRCRVLRLKNQLAEDYKEVTNLVKGPPKSDEGYWAGKTSLRSWRQLALEQLEEDEEETKHSNGKTNGEGPEITATKEYGTENLDGDEEEMKTFNEDILCRHGGLSILESERRLVTEEVWSKLRVYFPKAPQFTQLQEPCQQCLRLEREGKENEALNRMMASEQKSSLLNLFQEKNRPTLTKWPQETDILYIVPLFFVDEWRRFIRRPTKTTPVSSVGNSLLLCPHRGFMFTFDSMLKGDAQHIALLWPDEWEVISRHFLVDQPISICRIGEATPNGSSVEYTTQPELCRDCREGFIFQQQRDMREYAQATVYVRKVIDDKRLKDAAPEMNVSGSEAEDEREEPVAKVDGERDPDFSQSEDGAKRQKLSDGTVSAAASPAPMASGGKSGIRRSTRHRKLRGEKALIVSANQTLKELKIQIMHAFSVAPFDQNLSIDGRCLTDDSATLGSLGVIPESVICLKADEPIADFAAMDDVYQVCMPEEGFKGTGLLGH; this is translated from the exons ATGGCGCCTCGCGTACAGCTTGAGAAAGCAGCCTGGCGCTGGGTCGAGTCTGTGAGACCAGAGGACATACAACGGGAACATATTGAGATAGCTTACCGAATCTGTGTACCGGCGTGCAAGAGGGGAGCATGCAG GAGGAATTGCAAAGGGAACCCAAATTGTCTTGTCGGTATTGGTGAACATGCCTGGTTGGGCGAGATCGACGAGAACACCTTCCACAACATTGACGATCCAAACTCGGAGCGCCGGGACAAG AACACGTTTGTGGGTCTGACAAACCTCGGTGCCACGTGTTACGTCAACACATTTCTGCAGGTGTGGTTCCACAACCTGGAGCTGCGTAGGACCCTGTACCTGTGTCAGAACGCCAGGGCAGAGGAGCACAACATGGACTCAG ACTACGAGCCTCGCAGCATATGTGAACACCTGCAGTACCTGTTTGCACTGCTACAGAACAGCAACAGAAGGTACATCGACCCCTCAGGGCTGGTCAAGGCTCTGGGGCTGGACACAGGACAACAGCAG GACGCTCAAGAGTTTTCCAAGCTCTTCCTCTCGCTATTGGAGGACACCTTATCCAAACAGAAGAATCCAAACCTGCATAATGTCATCCAGCAGCAGTTCTGTGGCCAGATGTCTTACGTCACTGT GTGTAACCAGTGTGGTCGTGCTTCTCCTCTGCCGTCCCGATTCTACGAACTGGAGCTCAACATCCAGGGCCACAAGAACCTTACAGAATGTGTCACAGAGTTCCTCAAG GAGGAGAAGTTAGATGGTGACAACCGCTACTTCTGTGAAAGCTGCCAGAGCAAACAGAACGCCGCTCGACGCATCAAACTGCACAGCCTCCCACGGGTACTCAACCTGCAGCTCATGCGTTTCGTTTTCGACAG ACAAACGGGTCACAAGAAGAAGCTCAACACCTTCATCAGTTTCCCAGAGCAGCTGGACATGGGCCCGTTTCTGGAGGAAAAAG ATGAGAAGTGTGTGTACGAGCTGAGTGCGGTCCTGATCCACCGCGGTGTCAGCGCCTACTCGGGTCACTACATCGCCCACGTGCGAGACGCCCGCACCAGCGACTGGTACAAGTTCAACGACGAGGAGATTGAGAAGATGGAAGGCAAGAAGCTACAGCTGGGCATCGAGGAGGACATCG CCGAAACGGTGAAGTCCCAGACCCGTAAGCCCAAGTGCAGTAAAGGATATCACTGCTCCAGAAACGCCTACATGCTGGTGTACAAAtgccagagagaggaggacactgACCCCATGGAGACCAACGTTGAGGTGCCAG GCTTTCTGGGGAGGCTGGTGGACCGAGACAACAGGAAGTTTGAAGAGTGGTGCCTGGAAATGGCCGACATGCGCAAGCAGAGCGTTGACAAGGGAAAGGCCAAGCACGAAGAGGTGAAGGAACTCTACGAGCTTTTACCTGCGGAAGACG gCCAAGAGTATGAGTTTGTGCCTCTGGAGTGGCTGAAGAAATGGCTGGATGACTCGACGGTCACCAAAGAAATCGACAACGGCAACTTCCTGTGTTCTCACGGTAAACTGCACCCCGACAAGGTGGGGGAGGCCAAGAGGATCTCCGTCAAAGCTGCAGAGCTTCTCTTCGACAAATATGGAGGAGGACCCAGGCTAGATT GCTCAACTCTCTGTGAGGAATGTGTGGGGCAGAGATGCAGAGTGCTGCGGCTAAAGAACCAGCTGGCCGAGGATTACAAAGAAGTCACCAACCTTGTCAAGGGCCCGCCCAAAAG tgatgaggggtactGGGCGGGCAAGACGTCTCTGCGGAGCTGGAGACAGTTGGCCTTGGAGCAgctggaggaggatgaggaggagaccaaACACAGCAACGGCAAAACCAACGGAGAGGGACCAGAGATCACTGCTACTAAAG AGTACGGCACAGAGAACCTGGACGGAGACGAGGAGGAAATGAAGACCTTCAATGAGGACATCCTCTGTCGGCACGGCGGTCTGAGTATCCTGGAGAGCGAGCGGCGGCTGGTGACTGAGGAGGTGTGGTCCAAACTGAGGGTGTACTTCCCCAAAGCCCCCCAGTTCACCCAGCTACAGGAGCCCTGTCAGCAGTGCCTG aggctggagcgagaggggaagGAGAATGAGGCTCTGAACAGGATGATGGCGTCAGAACAGAAGAGCTCCCTACTCAACCTCTTCCAGGAGAAGAACAGGCCCACACTCACCAAGTGGCCACAG GAGACAGATATTCTCTACATAGTTCCTCTGTTTTTTGTGGACGAGTGGAGACGGTTCATCAG GAGGCCCACTAAGACCACCCCAGTGTCTAGCGTGGGGAACAGTTTGCTCCTATGTCCACATAGAGGCTTCATGTTCACCTTCGACTCCATGTTAAAGGGAGACGCCCAACA TATAGCTCTTCTCTGGCCCGACGAATGGGAGGTGATCAGCAGACACTTCCTGGTTGATCAGCCAATCTCCATCTGCCGGATTGGCGAGGCTACGCCCAACGGCTCCAGTGTGgagtacaccacccagcctg aGTTGTGTAGGGACTGCAGAGAAGGCTTCATTTTCCAGCAGCAGAGGGACATGAGAGAGTATGCACAAGCCACAGTCTATGTACGCAAGGTCATAGATGACAAGAGG TTGAAGGATGCAGCTCCTGAGATGAATGTGAGCGGGTCAGAGgcagaggatgagagggaggagccTGTTGCTAAGGTGGATGGAGAGCGAGACCCTGATTTCAGCCAG TCAGAGGACGGGGCAAAGCGTCAGAAGCTGAGTGACGGCACCGTCAGTGCTGCCGCAAGTCCTGCCCCCATGGCCAGTGGTGGCAAATCGGGGATCAGGAGGAGCACGAGGCACAGGAAGCTTCGGGGAGAGAAAGCACTCATCGTCTCAGCCAATCAGACACTCAAGGAGCTGAAAATACAG ATCATGCACGCCTTCTCCGTGGCCCCGTTTGATCAAAACCTGTCGATCGACGGCCGGTGTCTTACGGACGATTCTGCCACCCTCGGCAGCCTAGGAGTCATCCCAGAGAGCGTCATCTGTCTGAAG GCTGATGAACCCATAGCAGATTTTGCAGCAATGGATGATGTTTATCAGG TGTGTATGCCTGAAGAAGGATTTAAAG